One window from the genome of Aquabacterium sp. A3 encodes:
- the nuoH gene encoding NADH-quinone oxidoreductase subunit NuoH, whose amino-acid sequence MIDTLYNAGADTLGGAWPVVWNLIKIVALLLPLLGCVAYLTLWERKAIGWSQVRPGPNRTGPGGLLQPIADAVKLIFKEIIVPAAANKSLFFIGPIMTIMPALAAWAVVPFGPEVALANVNAGLLFLMAITSLEVYGVIIAGWASNSKYAFLGAMRASAQMVSYELAMGFCFVVVLMTAGSLNMSDIVLSQNKGQFADMGLSFLSWNWLPLLPIVVVYFISGLAETNRHPFDVVEGESEIVAGHMIEYSGMAFAMFFLAEYANMILVSALAATMFFGGWLPPVEALSFIPGWIWLGLKTFVIVTLFLWVRASFPRFRYDQIMRLGWKIFIPLTLVWLVVVGAWMVSPWNIWK is encoded by the coding sequence ATGATTGACACCCTGTACAACGCCGGAGCAGACACGCTGGGCGGTGCCTGGCCGGTGGTCTGGAACCTCATCAAGATCGTGGCGCTGTTGCTGCCACTGTTGGGCTGTGTGGCTTACCTGACGCTCTGGGAGCGCAAGGCCATTGGTTGGTCGCAGGTGCGTCCGGGACCCAACCGCACCGGCCCGGGCGGTCTGCTGCAGCCCATCGCGGATGCGGTCAAGCTCATCTTCAAGGAAATCATCGTCCCGGCAGCCGCCAACAAGAGCCTGTTCTTCATCGGTCCGATCATGACCATCATGCCGGCCCTGGCGGCTTGGGCGGTGGTGCCTTTCGGTCCTGAAGTGGCCCTGGCCAACGTCAACGCCGGCCTGCTGTTCCTGATGGCCATCACCTCGCTGGAGGTTTACGGCGTGATCATCGCCGGCTGGGCCTCCAACTCGAAGTACGCCTTCCTTGGGGCCATGCGGGCCTCGGCGCAGATGGTGTCGTACGAACTGGCCATGGGCTTTTGCTTCGTGGTGGTGCTGATGACGGCAGGCTCGCTGAACATGTCCGACATCGTGCTGAGCCAGAACAAAGGCCAGTTTGCCGACATGGGCCTGAGCTTCCTGTCCTGGAACTGGCTGCCGCTGCTGCCCATCGTGGTGGTGTACTTCATCTCGGGTCTGGCAGAGACCAACCGCCACCCCTTCGACGTGGTGGAAGGCGAGTCCGAGATCGTGGCCGGTCACATGATCGAGTACTCGGGCATGGCCTTTGCCATGTTCTTCCTGGCCGAGTACGCCAACATGATCCTGGTGTCTGCGCTGGCCGCCACCATGTTCTTCGGCGGCTGGCTGCCCCCGGTCGAAGCCCTGAGCTTCATCCCGGGTTGGATCTGGCTGGGTCTGAAGACCTTCGTCATCGTCACGCTCTTCCTGTGGGTGCGTGCCTCCTTCCCGCGCTTCCGCTACGACCAGATCATGCGTCTGGGCTGGAAGATCTTCATCCCGCTCACCTTGGTGTGGCTGGTGGTGGTGGGCGCCTGGATGGTGTCACCCTGGAACATCTGGAAGTAA
- the nuoG gene encoding NADH-quinone oxidoreductase subunit NuoG encodes MVEIEIDGRKVQCQEGSMVMHAAEQSGTYIPHFCYHKKLSIAANCRMCLVDIEKAPKPMPACATPVTQGMIVRTKSDKAIKAQKSVMEFLLINHPLDCPICDQGGECQLQDLAVGYGGSGSRYAEEKRVVFPKDVGPLISMEEMSRCIQCTRCVRFGQEIAGVMELGMAHRGEHSEIMTFVGQSIDSELSGNMIDICPVGALTSKPFRYSARTWELSRRKSVSPHDSTGANLIVQVKNGQVLRVVPLENDAVNECWIADRDRFSYEALNSEQRLTKPMIKQGGQWREVDWTTALEYVANGLKGVKTEHGAAAIGALGSEHQTTEELYLLAQLLRGLGSDNIDTRLRHSDFAAGQGVRWLGLPVSELSTLDRALVVGSFLRKDHPLFATRLRHAAKRGAQISAIGGAQDDWLMPLAQRITVAPSAWVQALADVAVAVAEQTGAAAPAQGNATESAQAIAASLLSGQSKAILLGNAAAQHPQASSLQALAQWLAEQTGARFGFLGESANTVGAQIVGAQPQQGGLNAGQMLNGSALKALVLMGVEPELDAANPSAALAAAQAAEMVVVMSSFRSDAAAEYADVMLPISPFTETAGSFINAEGLVQSFHGVVKPLGDTRPGWKVLRVLGTMLGVDDFAFETVEEVRARALGDVSALPARLNNQTTAVVQASAATGGLERLADVPIYSTDALVRRSPALQATADAAAPVASLPSALWAELGLSEGAQVKVSQDAGSVVLPAVLDASLPANVVRVPTGHPATAALGAAFGAIRVDKA; translated from the coding sequence ATGGTTGAAATCGAAATCGACGGACGGAAAGTCCAGTGCCAGGAAGGCAGCATGGTGATGCATGCGGCCGAGCAGTCCGGCACCTACATCCCCCATTTCTGCTACCACAAGAAGCTGTCGATCGCGGCCAACTGCCGCATGTGCCTCGTGGACATCGAGAAGGCGCCCAAGCCCATGCCGGCCTGTGCCACCCCGGTGACGCAGGGCATGATCGTGCGCACCAAGAGCGACAAGGCCATCAAGGCTCAAAAGAGCGTGATGGAGTTCCTGCTGATCAACCACCCACTGGATTGCCCGATCTGCGACCAGGGCGGTGAGTGCCAGCTGCAGGATCTGGCCGTGGGCTACGGCGGCAGTGGTTCGCGCTACGCCGAAGAAAAGCGCGTGGTGTTTCCCAAGGATGTGGGCCCGCTGATCTCGATGGAAGAGATGAGCCGCTGCATTCAGTGCACCCGCTGTGTGCGCTTCGGTCAGGAAATCGCCGGCGTCATGGAGCTGGGCATGGCCCACCGTGGCGAGCACTCCGAGATCATGACCTTCGTCGGCCAGTCGATCGACTCCGAGCTGTCGGGCAACATGATCGACATCTGCCCCGTGGGCGCGCTGACCAGCAAGCCCTTCCGCTACAGCGCCCGCACCTGGGAACTGTCGCGCCGCAAGAGCGTGTCGCCGCATGATTCCACCGGTGCCAACCTGATCGTTCAGGTCAAGAACGGCCAGGTGCTGCGCGTGGTGCCGCTCGAGAACGACGCCGTCAACGAGTGCTGGATCGCCGACCGTGATCGCTTCAGCTACGAGGCCCTCAACAGCGAACAGCGCCTGACCAAGCCCATGATCAAGCAGGGCGGTCAATGGCGTGAGGTGGACTGGACCACCGCGCTGGAATACGTGGCCAACGGCCTGAAGGGCGTGAAGACCGAGCATGGCGCGGCCGCCATCGGCGCGCTGGGCTCGGAGCACCAGACCACCGAAGAGCTGTACCTGCTGGCCCAACTGCTGCGTGGCCTGGGCAGCGACAACATCGACACGCGCCTGCGCCACAGCGACTTTGCCGCAGGGCAGGGCGTGCGCTGGCTGGGCCTGCCCGTCAGCGAACTCAGCACGCTGGACCGCGCGCTGGTGGTGGGCTCGTTCTTGCGCAAGGATCACCCCCTGTTCGCCACCCGCCTGCGCCACGCCGCCAAGCGCGGTGCTCAGATCAGCGCCATTGGTGGTGCCCAAGACGACTGGCTGATGCCGCTGGCTCAGCGCATCACCGTGGCGCCCAGCGCCTGGGTGCAGGCCCTGGCCGATGTGGCCGTGGCCGTGGCCGAACAAACCGGCGCCGCCGCACCCGCACAGGGCAATGCGACCGAATCTGCCCAGGCCATCGCGGCCTCGCTGTTGTCAGGACAAAGCAAGGCCATCTTGCTGGGCAATGCCGCCGCACAACACCCGCAAGCGTCCAGCCTGCAGGCCCTGGCCCAGTGGCTGGCTGAGCAGACCGGCGCACGCTTTGGCTTCCTGGGCGAATCGGCCAACACGGTCGGCGCACAGATCGTGGGCGCCCAGCCTCAGCAGGGCGGCTTGAACGCCGGCCAGATGTTGAATGGCTCGGCCCTGAAGGCCCTGGTGCTGATGGGCGTGGAGCCTGAACTCGATGCCGCCAACCCCTCGGCTGCCCTGGCTGCGGCCCAGGCCGCCGAGATGGTGGTGGTGATGTCGTCCTTCCGCTCTGATGCCGCCGCCGAGTACGCCGACGTGATGCTGCCCATCTCGCCGTTCACCGAAACGGCCGGCAGCTTCATCAACGCGGAAGGCCTGGTGCAAAGCTTCCACGGCGTGGTCAAGCCCCTGGGCGACACCCGCCCGGGCTGGAAGGTCTTGCGCGTGCTGGGCACCATGCTGGGCGTGGACGATTTTGCCTTTGAAACGGTCGAAGAGGTTCGTGCCCGTGCCCTGGGCGATGTGTCGGCCCTGCCGGCCCGACTGAACAACCAGACCACGGCTGTGGTGCAGGCCTCGGCCGCCACGGGGGGCCTGGAGCGCTTGGCCGATGTGCCCATCTACAGCACTGATGCGCTGGTGCGTCGCTCGCCCGCGTTGCAGGCCACGGCCGATGCTGCGGCGCCAGTGGCCAGCCTGCCGTCGGCCTTGTGGGCCGAACTCGGCTTGAGCGAAGGTGCCCAGGTCAAGGTCAGCCAGGACGCTGGCAGTGTGGTGCTGCCCGCCGTGCTGGACGCCAGCCTGCCGGCCAATGTCGTGCGTGTGCCCACCGGTCATCCGGCGACGGCGGCGCTGGGTGCTGCATTTGGCGCGATCCGCGTCGACAAGGCTTGA
- the nuoF gene encoding NADH-quinone oxidoreductase subunit NuoF: MLDLSKFQATGAETCFHDRHISPQIYAGLDGKNWGLKDYEARGGYAALRKILGQDGGEGLTQDQVIAEVKASGLRGRGGAGFPTGLKWSFMPRAFPGQKYLVCNSDEGEPGTAKDREILMHNPHIVIEGMAIAAYAMGISVGYNYIHGEIFEVYERFEAALEEARAAGLLGNNILGSNFSFQLHAHHGFGAYICGEETALLESLEGKKGQPRFKPPFPASFGLYGKPTTINNTETFAAVPWIIRNGGEAFLAVGKPNNGGTKLFTVSGDVERPGNYEIPLGTPFSTLLELCGGVRGGKKLKAVIPGGSSSPVIPAHIMMECTMDYDSIAKAGSMLGSGAVIVMDETRCMVKSLQRLSYFYMHESCGQCTPCREGTGWLWRMVDRIENGQGRPEDIEMLDNVAENIQGRTICALGDAAAMPVRAFIKHYRDEFVHHIEKKTCVVPAYL, from the coding sequence ATGCTCGACCTCTCCAAATTCCAGGCGACCGGGGCAGAAACCTGCTTTCACGACCGCCACATCAGCCCCCAGATCTATGCCGGCCTGGATGGCAAGAACTGGGGTCTGAAGGACTACGAAGCCCGCGGTGGCTACGCGGCCCTGCGCAAGATCCTGGGCCAAGACGGCGGCGAAGGTCTCACGCAGGACCAGGTGATCGCCGAAGTGAAGGCCTCGGGCCTGCGCGGTCGTGGCGGCGCCGGCTTCCCCACGGGCCTGAAGTGGAGCTTCATGCCCCGCGCGTTTCCCGGGCAGAAGTACCTGGTGTGCAACTCCGACGAAGGCGAGCCCGGCACGGCCAAGGATCGCGAGATCCTGATGCACAACCCCCACATCGTGATCGAAGGCATGGCGATTGCGGCTTATGCCATGGGCATCTCGGTGGGCTACAACTACATCCATGGCGAGATCTTCGAGGTGTACGAGCGCTTCGAGGCTGCCCTGGAAGAGGCCCGCGCGGCCGGTCTGCTGGGCAACAACATCCTGGGCAGCAATTTCAGCTTCCAGCTGCATGCGCACCACGGCTTCGGCGCCTACATCTGCGGCGAAGAAACTGCGCTGCTGGAGTCGCTGGAAGGCAAGAAGGGGCAACCCCGCTTCAAGCCGCCGTTCCCGGCCAGCTTTGGTCTGTACGGCAAGCCCACCACGATCAACAACACCGAAACCTTCGCGGCGGTGCCCTGGATCATCCGCAACGGTGGCGAGGCTTTCCTGGCCGTGGGCAAGCCCAACAATGGTGGCACCAAGTTGTTCACCGTGTCGGGCGACGTGGAGCGTCCCGGCAACTACGAAATCCCGCTGGGCACGCCGTTTTCGACCCTGCTGGAGTTGTGCGGTGGCGTGCGCGGTGGCAAAAAGCTCAAGGCCGTCATCCCCGGTGGCTCGTCGTCGCCCGTGATCCCGGCACACATCATGATGGAGTGCACGATGGACTATGACTCCATCGCCAAGGCCGGCTCCATGTTGGGTTCGGGCGCCGTCATCGTGATGGACGAAACCCGCTGCATGGTCAAGAGCCTGCAGCGCCTGTCGTACTTCTACATGCACGAATCCTGCGGCCAGTGCACGCCGTGCCGCGAAGGCACGGGCTGGCTGTGGCGCATGGTGGATCGCATCGAGAACGGTCAGGGCCGTCCCGAAGACATCGAGATGCTCGACAACGTGGCCGAGAACATCCAGGGTCGCACCATTTGCGCCCTGGGCGACGCGGCAGCCATGCCGGTGCGCGCCTTCATCAAGCACTACCGCGATGAGTTCGTGCACCACATCGAAAAGAAGACCTGTGTGGTCCCGGCCTACCTCTGA
- the nuoE gene encoding NADH-quinone oxidoreductase subunit NuoE, with protein MLSEHTKARFDRELAKYPADQRQSAVMACLTIIQQERGWVSPESEQEVADYIGMPAIAVHEVTTFYNMYNQKPVGQFKINVCTNLPCQLRDGQKALQHLCDKLGVEDGGTTADGLFTVQHCECLGACADAPVALVNDRQMVSYMSNEKLDELIDVLKANAK; from the coding sequence ATGTTGAGCGAACACACCAAAGCGCGGTTCGACCGCGAACTGGCCAAGTACCCGGCCGACCAGCGCCAGTCGGCCGTCATGGCCTGTCTGACCATCATCCAGCAAGAGCGCGGCTGGGTCTCGCCCGAGAGCGAGCAGGAAGTGGCTGATTACATCGGCATGCCCGCCATCGCGGTGCACGAGGTCACCACCTTCTACAACATGTACAACCAGAAGCCCGTGGGTCAGTTCAAGATCAACGTGTGCACCAACCTGCCGTGCCAGCTGCGCGATGGCCAGAAGGCCCTGCAGCATCTGTGCGACAAACTGGGGGTTGAAGACGGCGGTACCACCGCCGACGGCCTGTTCACCGTGCAGCACTGCGAGTGCCTGGGCGCCTGTGCCGACGCGCCGGTGGCCCTGGTGAACGACCGCCAGATGGTCAGCTACATGAGCAACGAGAAGCTCGATGAGCTGATCGATGTGCTCAAGGCCAACGCCAAGTGA
- a CDS encoding NADH-quinone oxidoreductase subunit D, with protein sequence MAEIKNYTLNFGPQHPAAHGVLRLVLELDGEVIQRADPHIGLLHRATEKLAESKTYIQSLPYMDRLDYVSMMSNEHAYCLAIEKMLGVDVPVRAQYIRVMFAEITRILNHLLWLGCHGFDCGAMNILIYCFREREDLFDMYEAVSGARMHAAYFRPGGVYRDLPDVMPQYKVSKIKNAKTIARLNENRQGSLLDFIEDFTQRFPKLVDEYETLLTDNRIWKQRTVGIGVLTPERAMNLGLSGAMLRGSGIVWDLRKHQPYDVYDRVDFDIPIGKNGDCYDRYLVRVEELRQSNRIIKQCVDWLRANPGPVITDNHKVAPPSRVKMKSSMEELIHHFKLFTEGFHVPESEAYAAVEHPKGEFGIYLVSDGANKPYRLKIRAPGFPHLAALDEMTRGHMLADAVAIIGTMDIVFGEIDR encoded by the coding sequence ATGGCAGAGATCAAGAACTACACCCTGAACTTCGGTCCTCAGCACCCGGCAGCCCACGGCGTGCTGCGTCTGGTGCTGGAGCTGGACGGCGAAGTCATCCAGCGCGCCGACCCCCACATCGGCCTGCTGCACCGCGCCACCGAGAAGCTGGCCGAGTCCAAGACCTACATCCAGTCGCTGCCCTACATGGACCGCCTGGACTACGTCTCGATGATGTCCAACGAGCACGCCTACTGCCTGGCCATCGAAAAGATGCTGGGCGTGGACGTGCCCGTGCGTGCGCAGTACATCCGCGTGATGTTTGCCGAGATCACCCGCATCCTGAACCACCTGCTGTGGCTGGGCTGTCACGGGTTCGACTGCGGCGCGATGAACATCCTCATCTACTGCTTCCGCGAGCGCGAAGACCTGTTCGACATGTACGAAGCCGTGTCGGGGGCCCGCATGCACGCGGCCTACTTCCGTCCGGGTGGCGTCTACCGTGACCTGCCGGATGTCATGCCGCAGTACAAGGTCAGCAAGATCAAGAACGCCAAGACCATCGCTCGCCTCAACGAGAACCGTCAAGGCTCGCTGCTGGACTTCATCGAAGATTTCACCCAGCGCTTCCCCAAGCTGGTCGACGAGTACGAAACCCTGCTCACCGACAACCGCATCTGGAAGCAGCGCACCGTGGGCATCGGTGTGCTCACGCCCGAGCGCGCCATGAACCTGGGTTTGTCGGGTGCCATGTTGCGCGGCTCCGGCATTGTGTGGGATCTGCGCAAGCACCAGCCGTATGACGTGTACGACCGGGTGGATTTCGACATCCCCATCGGCAAGAACGGCGACTGCTACGACCGTTATCTGGTGCGTGTGGAAGAACTGCGCCAGTCCAACCGCATCATCAAGCAGTGCGTGGACTGGCTGCGTGCCAACCCCGGTCCGGTCATCACCGACAACCACAAGGTGGCACCACCGTCGCGCGTGAAGATGAAGTCGTCGATGGAAGAGCTCATCCACCACTTCAAGCTCTTCACCGAAGGCTTCCACGTGCCCGAATCCGAGGCCTACGCCGCGGTCGAACATCCCAAGGGCGAGTTCGGCATCTACCTGGTGTCTGACGGTGCCAACAAGCCCTACCGCCTGAAGATCAGGGCGCCAGGGTTCCCGCATCTGGCCGCCCTCGACGAAATGACCCGTGGTCACATGCTGGCCGACGCCGTGGCGATCATCGGCACGATGGACATCGTGTTCGGCGAAATCGACCGCTGA
- a CDS encoding NADH-quinone oxidoreductase subunit C: MSQKLANLQAALESVLGDQIKKLVSDRGELTITVSAADYLAVCQTLRDHAELRFEQLIDLCGLDYSTYKDGAESAFSDGPRFAVVLHLLSLSKNWRLRVRVFAPEDDLPLLASVNELWNAANWFEREAFDLYGIVFEGHVDLRRILTDYGFIGHPFRKDFPTSGYVEMRYDPDQKRVIYQPVTIEPREITPRIIREDNYGGLH, translated from the coding sequence ATGAGCCAGAAACTCGCCAACCTGCAAGCGGCCCTGGAATCCGTCCTGGGTGACCAGATCAAGAAGCTGGTCAGCGACCGCGGTGAATTGACCATCACCGTGTCGGCGGCCGATTACCTCGCCGTGTGCCAGACCCTGCGCGATCATGCCGAGCTGCGCTTCGAGCAACTGATCGACCTGTGCGGCCTGGACTACTCCACCTACAAAGATGGCGCCGAAAGCGCTTTCTCTGATGGGCCCCGATTTGCCGTGGTGTTGCACCTGCTGTCGCTGAGCAAGAACTGGCGTCTGCGTGTGCGTGTGTTCGCACCCGAAGACGACCTGCCCCTGCTGGCCTCGGTCAACGAGCTCTGGAACGCCGCCAACTGGTTCGAACGTGAAGCCTTCGACCTGTACGGCATCGTCTTCGAGGGGCACGTGGACCTGCGTCGCATCCTGACGGACTACGGCTTCATCGGTCACCCCTTCCGCAAGGACTTCCCCACCTCGGGTTACGTCGAAATGCGCTACGACCCCGATCAAAAGCGCGTGATCTACCAGCCCGTCACCATCGAGCCGCGCGAGATCACCCCGCGCATCATCCGTGAAGACAACTACGGTGGTCTCCACTGA
- a CDS encoding NuoB/complex I 20 kDa subunit family protein, with product MGIEGVFKEGFITTSVDTLINWSKTGSLWPMTFGLACCAVEMMHAGAARYDIDRFGMLFRPSPRQSDLMIVAGTLCNKMAPALRKVYDQMAEPRWVLSMGSCANGGGYYHYSYSVVRGCDRIVPVDVYVPGCPPTAEALLYGILQLQAKIRRENTIAR from the coding sequence ATGGGCATTGAAGGCGTCTTCAAAGAGGGCTTCATCACCACGTCCGTGGACACGTTGATCAACTGGTCCAAAACGGGTTCGCTGTGGCCGATGACCTTCGGTCTGGCCTGCTGCGCCGTCGAGATGATGCACGCCGGTGCGGCGCGCTACGACATCGACCGTTTCGGCATGCTGTTCCGTCCCAGCCCGCGTCAGTCCGACCTGATGATCGTGGCCGGCACCCTGTGCAACAAAATGGCGCCCGCCCTGCGCAAGGTGTACGACCAGATGGCCGAGCCCCGCTGGGTGCTGTCCATGGGCTCGTGCGCCAACGGTGGCGGCTACTACCACTACAGCTACTCGGTGGTGCGTGGATGCGACCGCATCGTGCCGGTGGACGTGTACGTGCCCGGTTGCCCCCCCACGGCCGAAGCCCTGCTGTATGGCATCTTGCAGCTGCAAGCCAAGATCCGCCGCGAAAACACCATCGCCCGCTGA
- a CDS encoding NADH-quinone oxidoreductase subunit A, translating to MNIEEYLPVILFILVGVGVGVAPQLLGFLLGPRRPDEAKNSPYECGFEAFEDARMKFDVRYYLVAILFILFDLEIAFLFPWAVALKDVGIAGFATVMLFLTILVVGFVYEWKKGALDWE from the coding sequence GTGAACATCGAAGAATATCTGCCCGTCATCCTCTTCATTCTGGTGGGCGTGGGTGTGGGCGTGGCGCCCCAGTTGCTGGGTTTTCTGTTGGGGCCTCGCCGCCCTGATGAAGCCAAGAACTCACCCTACGAGTGCGGCTTCGAGGCTTTTGAAGACGCCCGGATGAAGTTCGACGTGCGTTACTACCTGGTGGCGATCCTGTTCATCCTGTTCGATCTGGAAATTGCGTTCCTGTTCCCCTGGGCTGTGGCGCTCAAGGATGTGGGCATCGCGGGCTTTGCCACCGTCATGCTCTTCCTGACCATCCTGGTGGTGGGTTTCGTCTACGAATGGAAGAAGGGCGCGCTGGACTGGGAGTGA
- the secG gene encoding preprotein translocase subunit SecG, translating to MQHAFVTLVVLLQVASALAMIGLVLVQHGKGADMGASFGSGSSGSLFGASGSANFLSRSTAVAATVFFACTLALAYVGNLPADASKPSSILDQAASAPAAASVPATPASGAALIPGQ from the coding sequence ATGCAACACGCTTTCGTCACCCTGGTGGTGCTATTGCAGGTGGCTTCGGCCCTGGCCATGATCGGCCTGGTGCTGGTGCAGCACGGAAAGGGGGCCGACATGGGGGCCTCGTTCGGTAGTGGCTCATCGGGCAGCCTGTTCGGCGCGTCCGGCAGCGCCAACTTCCTCTCGCGCTCAACCGCCGTGGCCGCCACCGTGTTTTTTGCCTGCACCCTGGCATTGGCCTATGTGGGCAACTTGCCCGCAGACGCGTCCAAGCCGTCCAGCATCCTTGACCAGGCTGCTTCGGCGCCTGCTGCTGCTTCGGTGCCGGCCACGCCGGCGTCGGGGGCTGCGCTCATCCCCGGGCAGTGA
- the tpiA gene encoding triose-phosphate isomerase, producing the protein MMAMKKLVVGNWKMHGSRAFNAELIEGLKAADLASTAPRASVAVCPPFVYLAEVAAALQGSGIAVGSQDVSVQTQGAYTGEVAGPMLVDVGVRYAIVGHSERRSYHAESDQLVADKAKAALAHGLTPIVCVGETLAERESGQTEAVVGRQLQAVISTLGADLVRIVVAYEPVWAIGTGKTASPEQAQAVHAFLRAQLGAAQSGAAQAQAASVPLLYGGSVKPDNAAQLFAQADIDGGLIGGAALKAADFAAIARAA; encoded by the coding sequence GTGATGGCCATGAAGAAGCTGGTGGTGGGCAACTGGAAGATGCACGGCAGCCGTGCCTTCAATGCCGAACTGATCGAGGGCCTCAAGGCGGCTGACCTGGCGAGCACCGCGCCGCGCGCCAGCGTGGCGGTGTGCCCTCCGTTCGTCTACCTCGCCGAGGTGGCTGCGGCCTTGCAGGGCAGTGGCATTGCGGTGGGCTCGCAAGACGTGTCCGTGCAGACGCAAGGCGCCTACACCGGTGAGGTGGCGGGCCCCATGCTGGTGGATGTGGGTGTGCGCTATGCCATCGTTGGGCATTCCGAGCGCCGCAGCTACCACGCTGAAAGCGATCAGCTCGTTGCCGACAAGGCCAAGGCCGCGCTGGCCCACGGTTTGACGCCCATCGTCTGCGTGGGTGAAACCTTGGCAGAGCGTGAGTCTGGCCAGACCGAAGCGGTTGTGGGGCGGCAGTTGCAGGCCGTGATCAGCACCTTGGGTGCTGATCTGGTCCGCATCGTGGTGGCCTACGAGCCCGTTTGGGCCATCGGCACCGGCAAAACCGCCAGCCCCGAGCAGGCCCAGGCGGTGCATGCATTCCTGCGGGCCCAATTGGGTGCGGCGCAGTCGGGTGCGGCGCAGGCGCAGGCCGCATCGGTGCCCTTGCTTTATGGTGGCTCGGTCAAGCCTGACAACGCCGCCCAGCTCTTCGCGCAGGCCGACATCGATGGTGGCTTGATTGGCGGTGCCGCCCTGAAGGCGGCTGATTTCGCCGCGATTGCCCGTGCCGCTTGA